The Rhopalosiphum maidis isolate BTI-1 chromosome 4, ASM367621v3, whole genome shotgun sequence region TTTCCATAGTCTCGcacagaacaaaaaaaatattttttacagtagataatagaaataaaaatatatatcactttaattttgttacccttgaagtataattacgtcaaaaactaaaatcagggacttaatctatttttttgagAGAACGAGGGGGGCGGTCGCCCCAatcaccccccccccctctGGATCCGCCACTGTGACagacagaaaaaaatacacactacatcaatgtaaaatcaatacattaatgGCTCCGCATGGTATGTATCTAAATTTAcaattcaatgaaaaatatatacaatatacaacatgtaatgtattaatataatataacactttGTGACCAAATTTTTGATGCAAAATCcgctaacattttattatttactacagCGTTCTCAATTTATCAAAgctaaactaaattataaacagcTAACTAATTTTGCTACACATTTAATTAGGTACTAGagaggataatatttttatgttatatgaatCTTGCTGAATATACCAATCAGaataactaaatttacttttatttgcaATATTACTTTCAGTTATCAACATAAGGAGTCTTAAACTTTATGAAATACGTGCTAGTATGGTCGAGAAGCGTTCAattgattaaaacaaattttaatagtttatcagattcatttattagtatatataatagctaCTTTACCTATCGTATGTTAAAAATTCCCTAGAAACAATATAGCTAAtgttaagtataatgtataacccTTAAATatcttaagatattattatttatacactaaaccttatattttgtatctaggtacaatattatggTTACTTAATTATGTACTTGAAGTCTgaagaaaaatttataacaaggAAGTCACGttatttgaatgaaataattaaaaacttctaattaatataaatacaacaattataataatagttcttGTAGTTTGTAGTGACGGTCAATGGTTGGATGTAGGCATGTATAGGCATGCAACTTGAATAGTAACCCTATATGTGAATTATTGAGGACTAACTAATTGGTTCACTGACTAAACACTTttattgaatgtatttttacttgtaaaattattgaggctgaagtaaaaataaaatctcaaCATAATAAGTCACTTGTACAAATAAGAGTGTAACAACACGAAGTCTATCAAAATatctattgttataaaaagtgtataacttgaatacgtaaaaaatatacataattatattacgagtatattatatttttttattattatacctattatatataaatacatatatgtttttaagtaagACAGCTTAAAAAGATTTAACAAGGCATTTTATTGGATACAGAAATAATGGTTCATTGAGTGGTGACCCTAaccttttatatataaataaaagagtCGGAGattactattattgaatttgaaaCCATAAGACACCTATAGTTGAAGAATTATcagtatttttcttatattaatctgaataaaaaagttcgatatttaagtattttatacaaataatttatcgggtctcttatataaatttcgacaataatattaaattatataataaaataaattaaaaaatgaacttgTCAtacaaaatttacataaattaatcatttaaaaataccttcAGAATGCAGGGAaatgtgaaaattataaaaaagttatgaCTTTATGAGTTATGCGCTTATGCAACTcaatttttaccaattttgTCAATAACCCAATCCATGAATGAAGGTACCTTAGTGTACACGCCTGGGTATCCTGGTTCGCCACATTTTCTATATCCGTAAGATACTATACccattatatagtattgttttCCTTTTGGATACATTAAAGGACCTCCCGAATCACCCTTAAATCGATTACAAATTgagaaattgttaaattttatattattttctatgtgaaatcaaattattaaattaccctGCACGAGTCTTTTCCTCCCTCTGGAAAACCAGCACATAACACTCTGTTATCAATTATTGCAGATGGTTCGTCTGAATATGCTTTTGCACATTCATCAGACTTCGTTATTGGAACTTGTACTTCCATCAAAGTAGTTACGGGTGGAGCacctaaataatgataataattttttgtatatatttaatagttcttaatgattaaaatgtattagcgGTGATcatcatcaatattttatttattattacatcataaccatatatttaattttatattttagcataAGCTAACCTAATTCagatcacaaaaaataaattaaatatattatacgttcgttttaaaaacagaatacatttgttttcatACATTGGTAATGAACTCAATTTGTacgttcattttaaaaatctaagaacaaaatcattaatacaaaaaaagtctAATAAAAACAGTGAAAAAACTCAGCTATATTTGCACAAACGATTAACAAACGTTTAGTTCAATCAGAAGTAGAAATTTTGAAAGTGTTTAGGGCTTTAGGAATATACCTTCATAAGTAACCATACAGGATgagaacagtaaaaatataaatatgttcagTAAACGTAAATTTATTGTAGggataatataaagttttacaataacaaattataaaatgaaaaactagAACACCAATACGATTTGATAAGATAAAAAGTATCCGGACGTGAATCAGCGATATTAATATAGGCCGATATTTGTCGTTGCGATATATTAGTTTCACGATATTTTACCAACGATTTTTTGtcagtatacataaaaatattagagttttttttatcaaatatttgagTAGTTTTTCTTCCAAACAAATTGATTTAGAGCTTAGGCATTATAGATATACTTTTACTATATATCACTTACTGTAAGTATCCGTAGGTCGAGTTGTACCCCAACCGGCCACAAAAGGTAAACTTCTCGACATATCtacgtttttgatttttgaagtCATTGGCATACATATCGGTTGTATTAAAtctaatcaaaatatacaatatacatagttaataccaaaatgtattgaatcaacaaaataattatttattttaaattcgttctaaacatttttttttcttttacacaACTACTTTTGAACAGAAGTCGTATTATAACGTGCTACAGATTAATGAACAATGCGGTTATTTGAAAACTCACCGTCAAAAGTGacactatattttaacttcaataaCGCTATGTCATTGGCTAacacattttcattataatccTCGTGTATGATGATACTTTCAACTGGAACATCTAATGGCCTTGCATTGTCTTCGACAGTAGGATCCAAATCTAAGTCACCTAATCGTACAGTAGTCctgaaatatcaaaatattcacaCCATCAATTATAGGCACAAGTTTTTTTACAATCCTTTTATGCACAGGGATTTGATTAATTCGCTTACAGTTTtgcattttgaatattataaacacagtGTGCGGCTGTAAGCACGTGTGAGTTTGTTACCAATGTACCGCCGCATCGCCATTGTACCgcacgattatttttttttaagccctGATAGCCCAGGGCCGCCATCCAAGGCCAAgcacctaaataataatatagatattaataatttttaaaatacgattcattcgataacttattattttaaccataAGCCAGCTACATACCAAATTCAATTTAGTAAGTACTTTATACCTATGGGTTATAAGTGTGACGTGGTAATAAaattacgttataataataaatatatcattaacattaaactaataacttgtaccaaatttataacttttttaaaattcttacctAATTCCGAGGGATTTCCTCCAATAATTCGAATGCGGGTGACGTTGCTTATTCCACAAGTAGTTTGCGAAGGTAGTTTTGATCTTAAATCTGACACGGTGCCCTTAGTAGTTGTTCGGTTCTCCTCTATGCGTGATGGTACCggtgttgaaatattttccaaagcaCAACACACTTTTGTATTTGTGCCTTCAAATCCACAAAAAGATTTCTTAAGGAAGACTAAAACAGGCGGCATATGTCTTTGATTTTCCAAAAGAGTTAGTAACTTTGGACAGCTCTTAATATTGATACAAACACCTTTTTCAAAATTTGGAGTATTGCATTCTGTTGatgagaataaaaacaaatattagtcTTGTTACTGTGAAAGTTAATTGTCTACATTGCTAGTGATGATACTGTATACTCATCTGTATACTAGTCACAATGCGAAAAgtgatatgttttataataatgcacgTAGTCGCTGTTAATGTGCCAACAAACTACAGTGTGTGAATTGTactaacaacattttatatttaagaataagccgttaatctaaatttaataacaaatttattaaaatatattaaaaataacagggttttgtaaatttatttccaATTTATTCTGAGtgaaataatacctataattataatagtttataataattatactcttATATACCAGAAAAATAtgctttgttttttaataaatttctgataaaaatggaaaattacttaaagtcttaaaaatacatacatataatttggTGAAAATGTCAAGTctctagtaaataattttcaaattaaaaaaaaaaaaaaaggattttgtcaaaaacagaCAATGCGTAAATATATTCgttttgtatattgttttttttttcagttttttcagtttatcttagtaaataattgattttttttttttgatattaacatTTGATTTCTATCTGAGCCTTctctcataaattatattgaaatatttttttctaataaaagaGCTTTAGATTATCAGTGACAAGAAGAAATATATGAtcaatgttgaaaaaataaactattatgtagaaataattaataaatagatattaatatattattaaaaataactcacCACTACTAGACTGAGCTGTTACCATACCAATCatgaatgttaaaataataaaacacttttGTTTTCTCATGTTTAAGCTGAAaccaaaaaaacaattactgtattattgcttgtattataatcataaatataatatatctcttATAATCGAGCCATcccgaataaaaatataagggGGGGGGGTTGAGATGCATTAATGTGTaaactcaaaaaaataaaaatagaatcatATCGTTTAGGAGCTAATCTTTTACgacgattttatatttaataaatataaaataataatttaaaaaattggtaactgtttttaattaaaatttaactatttgaacataagtttaatttaattaaaataataatttaacttacttaaaaaatgtaattttcctatttgaaaaatcataattaaaatgttttaaattatttaacaaactatattttagtcattaaattgtattatagtattttattgggCAGTTGGTAATTggaaaattaacttatataccttcataattattataaattaaaatatattaataaattattatgcagtcatatttattttactttgtaatatttaaaaaattatttataaaatgttataaaaaaaattataatttgccgAGTACCATTCAAATACTTAACGTATCAATATGACAACTgacttatacatattgtacacTTGGGAGAGTGGAACACCCTCTAGAACCCCCTTCTGATGGCCCtgcttataattaaacaaattatatttatttatttatcatctatacaagtttaatattgtttattagaaactactttcaaaattaaattttttttaagttataataacgaattgtattagataataacatttataatttttccagCAGCTTCGttgcaattttataaatatatattatgataatttattattatataacattataacatatcAAGTAAGTTGTCTATGGTATAATATCCTTCTATATACgacttttattacttaaaaaaaaaaaaaattaacttattgtCTTGACGAATTCCACATATAAAGagatttatataggtatacctagtataaaaatgtacaagcatatcataattaaatcaCTATAACTCTCGAGATATAAAAAAGAACGAGAAGaaatttactgaaaaaaaaatggctaACATCAATGTACATCCCATTGTTTGGTATTGAGAAATTTTCTAAGATTAGGACAATCGTTAcacttatttaatacttactaAACCCTTCAATGGTAATAAGATTTTATTGCGAATACAAttagatataaaacattattaagaacgtaaaaatatttaaaagtaaactgaataaataatattgtgtggcGTAAATAATAGgcaaataatgtatacttcGAGTGTTTGTGGATGTTGAACAAGAACGACACTGActcttatttcatataatttaaaataacaatacgagTACCAGGCCTTTTTCACTTGAtggtaatattacaatttattgataatgtcgagttccataatttattagtcattaccgcaagtactttataaattaccattgactaatgaatagaaaaatatatcaaaaatacattggGTTtagattatcaaaaattaaaccatGTGAAAACCtcagatatttaatattacaaaccagttttatagatattttttgccGTTCGTAAATTCGTCCTTCAATCGTTATGTTCGtgaaatgtttacattacttgtactattatattatatgcaaattgtaaatatataaacacaaagtaataaattattatttttacaataatataattatattcgaagtatgaatataattatataggtagttataaCTAATTCGGATTATAATGAAAAGTAGATTCACTGGTTCTTGAAATGCTTTGTATAGGTATGGCACTACTATCTGcagttttcgatttttattcatatcttTGTCTGGTTAGCGGACTTTATTTTCcattcagaatatttttcctTAAATATTCGACACAGaaatagtcaataaaatattgtctatacGCTTTATCGTAATGATTATTATGTCAAGTATCATAACAGTGTAAGTACTCActgattcaatatttttgttatgcgATCGTTAGCAATGGTATTCCTCGTAATCGAAggcgaaaataatattgtattgttattattattattattattattattattcgctaatagtttttacatcGAACTATactattgaaaaaacaaatcGAAATTTCACGTACGTGAATCGGTTTCCCGACTTCCGGATATGACGCGCGACGTTTGCCTGAAATATACTAAGCGCTGTATGTCTACGTACACCGACGACGGTGCGGTAAACTGTGTGCAAAACATCGAGCCGATTGCTgtctaacaatattatattttgtacgatgcgaatttttaatatttttcataattatttaccgCCGACGGGTTTAACTGGTATGGGGAATCCAGTTGATATGTGACGTCACgtgttctatttatatatatatatatatatattatgcatgtgtCCAATGACAAGTACGTACCATAGGTATTTAACAGCAATACACTAGCACGAACATTCCAATACGCCGCAGTTTTTGGAGGGGTGAAGATTTTACTACCGAGacgaatacaattttgtttgttttggtTACGGTGTTTACCCCcggaaaaaaaacttttaacaacGAAATTATAGTTGTGTGACCACTGACCTGCGATAATTTATTCCAAGAAAACATCTTAATATTCCCGCCCACTACGAATTATACtcccaatattaaatattcggtATATAATGCCATTGTGTATCTAAAACCCAAAGTGTATCAgacaaaattatgttataatttacaaaaattacaattattcaaaattaaaactcaaattgGCTTCAGGTAAAATAAAGCGGTgatgttatttaaaacagt contains the following coding sequences:
- the LOC113548864 gene encoding uncharacterized protein LOC113548864, translated to MRKQKCFIILSFIIGMVTAQSGSECNTPNLEKGICIDVKSCPSLLTLLENQRHVPSVLDFLKKSLCGFEGKTRKMCCALESNVTTVPPHVEVTTVDIGLDLKLKLPPETTCGVRNVTIVKILGGAPSELGAWPWMVALGYVGVNQNNRVLQWNCGGTLITNKHVLTAAHCVFKLWNMRLTTVRLGDLDLDPTVKDNARPLDVSVERIIIHEKYNGYNFANDIALLKLRNSVTFNDLIQPICMPMTSILRDLDISRRLLFIAGWGTTIPTQTNSAPRVTALMKVQVPIAKADECARVYSNMSQAVIDDRVLCAGFPEGGKDMCRGDSGGPLMYPKGKVFYLIGIVSFETKKCGEPGFPGVYTKVPSFMDWIIDKLNKNVHKKYDYLFVQNSNRLDVLHTVYRTVVGVRRHTALSIFQANVARHIRKSGNRFTLNMRKQKCFIILTFMIGMVTAQSSSECNTPNFEKGVCINIKSCPKLLTLLENQRHMPPVLVFLKKSFCGFEGTNTKVCCALENISTPVPSRIEENRTTTKGTVSDLRSKLPSQTTCGISNVTRIRIIGGNPSELGAWPWMAALGYQGLKKNNRAVQWRCGGTLVTNSHVLTAAHCVYNIQNAKLTTVRLGDLDLDPTVEDNARPLDVPVESIIIHEDYNENVLANDIALLKLKYSVTFDDLIQPICMPMTSKIKNVDMSRSLPFVAGWGTTRPTDTYSAPPVTTLMEVQVPITKSDECAKAYSDEPSAIIDNRVLCAGFPEGGKDSCRGDSGGPLMYPKGKQYYIMGIVSYGYRKCGEPGYPGVYTKVPSFMDWVIDKIGKN